The following DNA comes from Balneola vulgaris DSM 17893.
CACGATGAGTTACTGGCTTAGAAATAGTTTCACGGTAAGATACTTGAGGAGCACCTACATTAGCCTCTACTTTAAATTCACGCTTTAGACGATCAACGATGATCTCTAAGTGAAGCTCGCCCATACCGGCGATAGTAGTTTGACCTGTTTCGTCATCAGTACGAACCTGGAACGTAGGATCTTCTTCTGCAAGTTTCTGAAGACCTGTAGATAGCTTATCACTATCTGCTTTTGTTTTTGGCTCAACGGCCAACTTAATTACTGGCTCAGGGAAAGTGATTTGCTCTAGAATAACCGGGCTATCTAAGTCACAGAATGTATCACCTGTGTAAACTTCTTTAACACCCACTACAGCTACAATATCACCAGCCTGTGCAAAATCTAAATCTTTTTTGTCGTTAGCATGCATCTCAAGTAAACGACCCACACGCTCTTTCTTACCTGTAGAGGCATTTAAGATGTATGAACCTTTTTCAAGACGACCAGAATACACACGAGCAAAGGTTAATTTACCTACGTAAGGGTCAGTCATGATTTTGAATGCCAGTGCTGAGAACGGAGCATCTACATCTGCTTCACGAACAACTTCTTCGTCTGTCTTAGGATCGATACCATGTACTGGAGGTACATCAAGTGGAGATGGCATAAACGAGATAACTCGATCTAACATCGCCTGAACACCTTTGTTCTTTAATGCAGTACCACACATTACTGGAGTAATATCCTTAGCAATAGTCGCCTTACGGATGGCTGCCAAGATTTCGTCTTCTGAAATCTCTTCTTCCATTAAATACTTTTCCATTAGAGACTCATCGTGATCTGCAATCGCTTCAATCAACTGAACTCTATACTCATTAGCTTTTTCAACTAAATCTTCTGGAATCTCAATTTCGTCGTATTTAGCACCTAGAGAAGCATCATCCCAAACGATACCACGCATGTTGATCAAGTCAACCACACCTTTGAAGTGCTCTTCCATTCCGATAGGAATCTGAATAGGAATAGGGTTCGCGTTTAGTTTAGAATCAAGCTGACCTACTACGTTATAAAAATCTGCACCAGTACGGTCCATTTTATTAACGAAAGCCATGCAAGGAACTTTGTACTTGTTAGCTTGACGCCATACCGTTTCAGACTGAGGCTGAACAGCACCTACAGAACAAAGTACGAATACCGCACCATCTAATACACGAAGAGAACGCTCTACCTCTACAGTAAAATCAACGTGACCAGGAGTATCGATGATATTAATACGGTGATCTTTCCAAATACAGTGAGTAGCAGCTGAGGTAATTGTAATACCACGCTCCTGCTCTTGCTCCATCCAGTCCATGGTAGCTGCGCCATCATGTACTTCACCAATTCTATGGCTACGACCTGTATAGAACAAGATACGCTCAGTAACAGTAGTCTTACCCGCATCGATGTGGGCCATGATACCAATGTTACGCGTGCGACGCATTTGGTCGAGCACTTTGGAGTTTTTTGCTGTTGTTGCTTCTGACATAGTGTTTACGAAATACTTTTAAAATCTAAAATGAGCGAATGCTTTGTTTGCTTCAGCCATACGGTGCACTTCGTCTTTCTTACGAACTGCGCCACCGTCATTATTTGAAGCATCAATCAATTCTCTTGATAAACGAAGAGACATTGACTTGTCGTTACGAGAACGAGCTGAACGAATCAACCATCTCATACCAAGAGCAGTACCGCGTTCCTGACGAACTTCCATTGGTACCTGGTAGGTTG
Coding sequences within:
- the fusA gene encoding elongation factor G, which translates into the protein MSEATTAKNSKVLDQMRRTRNIGIMAHIDAGKTTVTERILFYTGRSHRIGEVHDGAATMDWMEQEQERGITITSAATHCIWKDHRINIIDTPGHVDFTVEVERSLRVLDGAVFVLCSVGAVQPQSETVWRQANKYKVPCMAFVNKMDRTGADFYNVVGQLDSKLNANPIPIQIPIGMEEHFKGVVDLINMRGIVWDDASLGAKYDEIEIPEDLVEKANEYRVQLIEAIADHDESLMEKYLMEEEISEDEILAAIRKATIAKDITPVMCGTALKNKGVQAMLDRVISFMPSPLDVPPVHGIDPKTDEEVVREADVDAPFSALAFKIMTDPYVGKLTFARVYSGRLEKGSYILNASTGKKERVGRLLEMHANDKKDLDFAQAGDIVAVVGVKEVYTGDTFCDLDSPVILEQITFPEPVIKLAVEPKTKADSDKLSTGLQKLAEEDPTFQVRTDDETGQTTIAGMGELHLEIIVDRLKREFKVEANVGAPQVSYRETISKPVTHRELYKKQSGGRGKFADIQFEIAPISYFDNYEGKEDRISRDEGFMFINEIVGGNIPREFIPSVEKGFKAALENGIQASYSVQNVGVRLFDGSYHDVDSDQLSFELAAKMGFRESAKKAKPQLLEPVMKVEVTTPEEYMGDVIGDLNSRRGIIQSMDSNKEGSVVKANVPLSEMFGYSTDLRSLTQGRAVYSMEFEEYTTVPDKIAQEIIESQS